In the genome of Lynx canadensis isolate LIC74 chromosome F1, mLynCan4.pri.v2, whole genome shotgun sequence, one region contains:
- the TIMM17A gene encoding mitochondrial import inner membrane translocase subunit Tim17-A translates to MEEYAREPCPWRIVDDCGGAFTMGTIGGGIFQAIKGFRNSPVGVNHRLRGSLTAIKTRAPQLGGSFAVWGGLFSMIDCSMVQVRGKEDPWNSITSGALTGAILAARNGPVAMVGSAAMGGILLALIEGAGILLTRFASAQFPNGPQFAEDPSQLPSAQLSSSPFGDYRQYQ, encoded by the exons ATGGAGGAGTACGCGAGAGAGCCTTG CCCTTGGCGAATTGTGGATGATTGTGGTGGGGCCTTTACGATGGGTACCATAGGTGGTGGTATCTTTCAAGCAATCAAAGGTTTTCGCAATTCTCCAGTG GGAGTAAACCACAGACTACGAGGGAGTTTGACAGCTATTAAAACCAGGGCTCCACAGTTGGGAG gtaGTTTTGCAGTTTGGGGTGGTTTATTTTCCATGATTGACTGCAGTATGGTTCAAGTCAGAGGAAAAGAAGATCCCTGGAACTCCATCACAAGTGGTGCCTTAACAGGAGCCATACTGGCAGCAAGAA ATGGACCAGTGGCCATGGTTGGGTCAGCCGCGATGGGTGGCATTCTCCTAGCTTTAATTGAAGGAGCTGGTATCTTATTGACAAGATTTGCCTCTGCACAATTTCCCAATG GTCCTCAGTTTGCTGAAGACCCCTCTCAGTTGCCTTCAGCCCAGTTATCATCCTCACCTTTTGGAGACTATCGACAATATCAATAG